Proteins from a genomic interval of Pseudomonas versuta:
- a CDS encoding antimicrobial resistance protein Mig-14 encodes MLNRFQGWRERGWSVVDAPAYADAWQRFGGSVATHPLVVERLAQLAGIPVRYLAWEQNDELKAAIPVWGRDVALSKDVLKRHGKKGLFDLGNAELILPAAADANVPLRHRARYLSQLNEGRFSNLVPQAEQLAMARTPEELSKKFRYNQRRELRLLEEAGGVVRPVAQFSSVELASIYCDLFLRRWGFVATGAERMAEVIELLRELLIGSVIFLNDAPIAIQLVYRAESPEWISIEYVNGGVDPETRAFSPGSVLSFLNTQSAWEQARSVNKPLRFSFGRADREYKERWCNPVPVFKV; translated from the coding sequence ATGCTCAATCGATTTCAAGGCTGGCGCGAGCGTGGCTGGAGCGTTGTCGATGCTCCTGCTTATGCCGACGCCTGGCAGCGTTTTGGCGGCAGTGTTGCGACGCATCCGCTGGTAGTCGAGCGTCTGGCCCAACTGGCGGGTATCCCGGTGCGTTATCTGGCCTGGGAGCAAAATGACGAGCTCAAAGCTGCAATTCCTGTCTGGGGCCGTGATGTGGCCCTGTCCAAGGACGTGCTCAAACGTCACGGTAAAAAAGGTCTGTTTGATCTGGGCAATGCCGAGCTGATCCTGCCTGCGGCAGCCGATGCCAATGTGCCGTTGCGCCATCGCGCACGTTATCTGTCGCAACTCAACGAAGGTCGTTTCAGTAACCTGGTGCCCCAGGCCGAGCAGTTGGCCATGGCTCGCACACCTGAAGAGCTTTCCAAGAAGTTCCGCTATAACCAGCGCCGTGAACTTCGCTTGCTGGAAGAGGCGGGCGGTGTGGTGCGTCCGGTTGCGCAGTTTTCCAGTGTCGAACTGGCCTCTATTTACTGCGATTTGTTCCTGCGCCGCTGGGGTTTTGTCGCGACCGGCGCCGAGCGTATGGCCGAAGTGATCGAGCTGTTGCGCGAGCTGTTGATTGGCTCGGTGATTTTCCTTAACGATGCGCCGATTGCGATTCAGCTGGTGTATCGCGCTGAATCGCCGGAGTGGATCAGCATTGAGTACGTCAATGGCGGCGTTGACCCTGAAACCCGTGCCTTCAGCCCTGGCAGCGTGTTGAGCTTCCTCAATACCCAGTCGGCCTGGGAGCAGGCTCGCAGCGTCAACAAGCCTTTGCGTTTCTCGTTCGGTCGTGCCGACCGCGAGTACAAAGAGCGGTGGTGCAACCCGGTGCCGGTCTTCAAAGTGTAA
- a CDS encoding glycosyltransferase, translating to MNRSTERHVLQFCHGYDGPFLDCARQYASLFCGTGYRVTTVFLTGAADPEVAAGCASDEVLFMEFSSKAIRGLKLGAIRELRKIAASRNFSFCIAHRFKPIYIALLATGLPVIGVHHAFGDYQRRSRKLFANLFRKRLSLLGVSDAVRDDMRQCLPKWPAGRISTLYNRIDVAGVQAGQLPGTQAREALGLSVNGFVVGNVGRLHPDKDQATLIRGFALALPGLPADSQLAILGKGRLEQDLKELAIELGVGEQVKFLGQVPDARRYFRGFDVFALSSDHEPFGMVLLEAMAAGVPLLATACGGAREVVEGVGILFPLGDAEHLAQGLQHLAVLDDAQRLACAELMLARLQERFSDQAVRDTFWHLPQVTDLTAES from the coding sequence ATGAATCGCTCGACTGAGCGCCATGTACTGCAGTTCTGCCATGGCTATGACGGGCCGTTTCTGGACTGCGCGCGTCAGTACGCCAGCCTGTTTTGCGGCACCGGCTATCGCGTTACCACGGTCTTCCTGACCGGGGCGGCCGATCCCGAGGTGGCTGCAGGCTGCGCGTCTGATGAAGTGCTGTTTATGGAATTCAGCTCTAAGGCCATTCGTGGCCTGAAGCTGGGTGCCATCCGCGAACTGCGTAAAATCGCAGCTTCGCGCAATTTCAGTTTTTGCATCGCCCATCGCTTCAAGCCGATTTATATCGCCTTGCTGGCCACCGGTTTGCCGGTGATTGGTGTGCATCACGCGTTTGGCGATTATCAGCGTCGCAGCCGCAAGCTGTTTGCGAACCTGTTCCGCAAGCGCCTGAGCCTGCTCGGTGTTTCGGATGCGGTGCGTGATGACATGCGCCAGTGCTTGCCCAAGTGGCCGGCCGGGCGCATCAGTACGCTCTACAACCGCATCGATGTTGCTGGCGTACAAGCCGGTCAATTGCCGGGCACCCAGGCGCGTGAGGCGCTGGGGTTATCGGTTAATGGCTTTGTTGTGGGCAATGTCGGGCGTCTACATCCGGATAAAGACCAGGCCACGTTGATCCGGGGCTTTGCCCTGGCGCTGCCCGGCCTGCCTGCCGACAGTCAGCTGGCCATCCTTGGCAAGGGCCGCCTGGAGCAAGATCTTAAAGAACTGGCGATCGAGCTGGGAGTTGGCGAACAGGTGAAATTCCTGGGTCAGGTGCCTGATGCGCGTCGCTATTTCCGCGGGTTTGATGTGTTTGCCCTCAGCTCCGATCACGAACCGTTCGGCATGGTGCTGCTCGAAGCCATGGCCGCCGGTGTTCCGCTGCTGGCTACGGCCTGTGGCGGCGCCAGGGAAGTGGTCGAAGGCGTGGGGATTTTGTTCCCGCTCGGTGATGCCGAGCATTTGGCCCAGGGCCTGCAACACCTTGCGGTGCTCGATGATGCGCAGCGTCTGGCTTGCGCTGAGCTGATGCTGGCGCGCTTGCAAGAGCGGTTCAGTGATCAGGCCGTGCGCGATACATTCTGGCATTTGCCGCAAGTCACCGACCTGACTGCGGAGTCCTGA
- a CDS encoding carbamoyltransferase → MALTILGLSGALSHDPSAALYIDGKLVAAAEEERFVRDKHAKNRMPYESAKFCLEQAGIKPGDVDVVAIPFAPISLFGKARWHYAKRYWYAPDRALDAILMGNRRYKRYRNKIVFCLEQLGFDPKKIKIEPVEHHLAHASSAYHCSGFKEKTAILGIDGKGEYATTFFGYGENGKITKIKEFFDPDSLGGLYGAITEFLGFEMLDGEFKVMGMAPYGDASKYDFSRLASFENGELVINTEYANVIGLRRYKENGKGFYFSPKLIEWLGPKREGDIADEPYIHYAASMQALFEKLSLQMIDYYLGDILKETGKMAFAGGCALNVKLNQKIIARPEVKELFVQPASGDAGTAVGAAAYVSHARGVPVEKMEHVYLGPAYSNEDVIAACARHPGKPAYRKIDNTPERIAKIMVDGNPVAWFQGRMEFGPRALGGRSIIGCPSSEGVADRINEQIKFRERWRPFCPSMLDTVGPQMIKVDHPAPFMTFTFEVSDEWKSRVPEVVHEDGTSRAQVLKREYNPRYYDMMKALEVLTGNGVSLNTSLNRRGEPMVCSPTDALNMFFGSDLQYLIMEDILVVKEGAQTYESLD, encoded by the coding sequence GTGGCATTGACGATTCTTGGCCTGTCCGGCGCCCTGAGCCATGACCCCTCCGCAGCCCTGTATATCGACGGCAAGCTGGTCGCAGCGGCTGAAGAAGAGCGATTTGTACGTGATAAGCATGCCAAGAACCGCATGCCTTACGAATCGGCGAAATTCTGCCTTGAACAAGCCGGTATCAAGCCTGGCGACGTTGATGTGGTAGCGATCCCTTTCGCCCCCATCAGCTTGTTCGGCAAGGCCCGCTGGCATTACGCCAAGCGTTACTGGTATGCCCCGGACCGCGCCCTTGACGCGATCCTGATGGGTAACCGTCGCTACAAGCGCTACCGCAACAAGATTGTGTTCTGCCTTGAGCAACTGGGCTTCGATCCGAAAAAAATCAAGATCGAACCGGTTGAGCACCACCTGGCCCACGCCTCCAGTGCTTATCACTGCTCGGGTTTCAAAGAGAAAACCGCGATCCTCGGCATCGACGGCAAGGGTGAGTACGCCACGACTTTCTTCGGTTATGGCGAAAACGGCAAGATCACCAAGATCAAGGAATTCTTCGATCCGGACTCCCTGGGCGGCCTGTACGGCGCGATTACCGAGTTCCTCGGTTTCGAGATGCTCGACGGCGAGTTCAAGGTAATGGGCATGGCGCCGTATGGCGACGCCAGCAAATACGATTTCTCGCGTCTGGCCTCGTTTGAAAACGGCGAACTGGTGATCAACACCGAATACGCCAACGTCATCGGTCTGCGTCGCTACAAAGAAAACGGCAAGGGTTTCTACTTCTCGCCAAAACTGATCGAGTGGCTGGGGCCCAAGCGTGAAGGCGATATCGCCGACGAACCTTACATCCACTACGCGGCCAGCATGCAGGCGCTGTTTGAAAAACTGTCGCTGCAAATGATCGATTACTACCTGGGCGACATCCTCAAGGAGACCGGCAAGATGGCCTTTGCGGGCGGCTGCGCGTTGAACGTGAAGCTGAACCAGAAGATCATTGCCCGCCCTGAAGTCAAAGAGCTGTTTGTGCAGCCTGCGTCCGGCGATGCCGGTACAGCGGTGGGCGCGGCGGCCTATGTGTCCCACGCTCGCGGCGTGCCGGTCGAGAAGATGGAACACGTCTACCTCGGCCCTGCGTACAGCAACGAAGACGTGATCGCGGCCTGTGCCCGCCACCCTGGCAAGCCGGCCTATCGCAAAATCGACAATACCCCCGAGCGCATCGCCAAGATCATGGTCGACGGTAACCCGGTGGCCTGGTTCCAGGGCCGCATGGAGTTCGGTCCGCGCGCACTGGGCGGCCGTTCGATCATCGGTTGCCCGAGCAGCGAAGGCGTGGCTGACCGCATCAACGAACAAATCAAGTTCCGCGAGCGCTGGAGGCCTTTCTGCCCGTCGATGCTCGACACCGTTGGCCCGCAGATGATCAAGGTCGATCATCCGGCGCCGTTCATGACCTTCACCTTTGAAGTGTCGGACGAGTGGAAGAGCCGTGTGCCGGAAGTTGTGCATGAAGATGGCACCTCCCGCGCCCAGGTGCTCAAGCGCGAATACAACCCGCGCTACTACGACATGATGAAAGCACTCGAAGTCCTGACCGGTAACGGTGTGTCGCTGAACACCTCGCTCAACCGTCGTGGCGAACCGATGGTTTGCTCGCCGACCGATGCGCTGAACATGTTCTTCGGCTCTGACCTGCAGTACCTGATCATGGAAGACATTCTGGTTGTTAAAGAAGGTGCGCAAACGTATGAATCGCTCGACTGA
- a CDS encoding YceK/YidQ family lipoprotein, whose amino-acid sequence MTFKPVVWCVLVLTLGGCGTVKTVFNSDAQVSAALKKESTYCDSVPRVYSGAVFDLCVLHAPANTTGMGGGLIPLLFVDVVASALADTLALPYTIYRQSRDGSLLLH is encoded by the coding sequence ATGACTTTTAAACCTGTGGTTTGGTGTGTTCTGGTTCTGACGCTGGGCGGCTGTGGCACGGTCAAAACTGTATTCAATAGCGACGCCCAAGTGAGTGCAGCGCTCAAAAAGGAGTCAACCTATTGTGACTCCGTGCCCAGGGTTTATAGCGGTGCAGTGTTCGATCTTTGCGTTTTACACGCCCCGGCCAACACCACAGGTATGGGGGGCGGCTTGATTCCATTGTTGTTTGTAGATGTTGTCGCTTCTGCCTTGGCCGACACGCTGGCCTTGCCTTACACGATTTATCGACAGAGCAGGGATGGCAGCCTATTGCTGCACTAA
- a CDS encoding TonB-dependent receptor family protein — protein MKFFAPARFALLLPGLCLASNGFAAQTLELDPSVITGSRSASPSFDLPYSVDSISQQQISDGQLGINASEVLSRVPGLVVQNRQNYAQDLQISSRGFGARSAFGVRGIKLIADGIPASTPDGQGQAATFNLDTAERIEVLRGPAATLYGSNAGGVIQMFSRDGEGPPRIGAETLIGSDGLSKNHLTAEGATDDIGFVLDASRMDTDGYRDHSAARRDQTFAKLNLHPDDDSKLALIYSSLEQNGTQDPLGQSWEAYKADPRSVTPNAITYNTRKSIDHQQLGMNYERYIGDATLQVNAYTGTRSVIQYLAIPKGTPGNEQGGGVVQFDRKFYGGSLRWLQPVDGVPGELTLIGGLDFDQSQDSRHGYNNYIGDQLGVKGAMVRDEVDTARSLDPYVQANWAIDDWTVQAGLRYSTMEMDVDDQFLSNGDDSGTKRYEKATPSVSVMYAFTPDLHGYVSAGKGFETPTQAELAYSPGGNGFNFGLKPSESTQYEMGLKAQIDNTRINAAVFQITTEDELVVLSNTGGRTTYQNAGRTLRRGFELGVESQLSEHWTTTLAYTRLQATYDSDFASTKGTIDKGNYLPGVPQTTLFAEVNWKPTDWVSTAIEGMYRSKVYVEDTNTAKAAPAYSVFNWRAKFEQKVEHWTFHQTLRLDNLLDRQYVGSVIVADGNSRYYEAAPGRSWYAGAGAEYSF, from the coding sequence ATGAAATTTTTTGCACCTGCACGCTTTGCCCTGCTGCTGCCCGGCCTGTGCCTGGCCTCCAACGGTTTCGCCGCCCAAACCCTGGAGCTGGACCCCAGCGTCATCACCGGCTCGCGCAGCGCTAGCCCAAGTTTCGATCTGCCGTACTCGGTAGACAGCATCAGCCAACAGCAAATCAGCGATGGCCAGCTGGGTATTAATGCCTCGGAGGTGTTATCCCGGGTGCCGGGGCTGGTGGTGCAAAACCGTCAGAACTACGCTCAGGACCTGCAGATTTCATCCCGCGGTTTTGGTGCCCGCTCGGCATTCGGCGTACGTGGCATCAAGTTGATTGCAGACGGCATCCCGGCAAGCACCCCTGACGGTCAGGGCCAGGCTGCCACCTTCAACCTCGACACCGCCGAGCGCATTGAAGTGCTGCGCGGCCCGGCGGCCACCTTATACGGCAGCAACGCCGGCGGGGTCATTCAAATGTTCTCCCGTGATGGCGAAGGCCCGCCGCGCATAGGTGCCGAAACCCTGATCGGCAGCGACGGCCTGAGCAAAAACCACCTCACAGCCGAAGGCGCCACCGATGACATCGGCTTTGTGCTCGATGCCTCGCGCATGGACACCGACGGCTACCGCGACCACAGCGCTGCACGTCGCGACCAGACCTTTGCCAAGCTCAACCTGCACCCTGATGACGACAGCAAGCTGGCGCTGATTTACAGCAGCCTTGAACAAAACGGTACGCAAGATCCGCTGGGGCAAAGCTGGGAAGCCTACAAGGCCGACCCGCGCTCGGTGACGCCCAATGCCATTACCTACAACACGCGTAAAAGCATTGACCATCAACAACTGGGGATGAACTACGAGCGTTACATCGGCGATGCCACCCTGCAGGTCAACGCCTACACCGGCACCCGCAGCGTGATTCAGTATCTGGCGATCCCCAAGGGAACCCCCGGCAACGAGCAAGGCGGCGGCGTCGTTCAGTTCGACCGTAAATTCTATGGTGGCAGCCTGCGCTGGCTGCAACCGGTGGATGGCGTGCCGGGCGAGCTGACCCTGATTGGCGGCCTGGACTTTGACCAAAGCCAGGACAGCCGCCACGGCTACAACAACTACATAGGCGACCAACTGGGGGTCAAAGGCGCGATGGTACGCGACGAGGTCGATACCGCCCGCAGCCTGGACCCGTATGTACAGGCCAACTGGGCTATCGATGACTGGACCGTGCAGGCCGGCTTGCGCTACAGCACCATGGAAATGGACGTCGACGATCAATTTTTGAGCAATGGCGACGACAGCGGTACCAAGCGCTATGAGAAAGCCACGCCATCGGTCAGCGTGATGTATGCCTTCACCCCTGATCTGCATGGTTATGTCAGCGCGGGCAAAGGGTTTGAAACGCCGACTCAGGCCGAGCTGGCTTATTCGCCAGGTGGCAATGGCTTTAACTTCGGCCTCAAGCCTTCCGAAAGCACCCAGTACGAAATGGGCCTTAAGGCTCAAATCGATAACACCCGAATCAACGCGGCCGTGTTCCAGATCACCACCGAAGATGAACTGGTGGTTCTGAGCAATACCGGCGGACGCACGACCTATCAGAACGCCGGACGCACCCTGCGCCGCGGATTTGAACTGGGGGTCGAAAGCCAGCTCAGCGAACACTGGACCACCACCCTGGCCTACACCCGCCTGCAAGCAACCTACGACAGCGACTTCGCCAGCACCAAAGGTACTATCGACAAAGGCAACTACCTGCCCGGCGTGCCGCAGACCACCTTGTTTGCCGAAGTGAACTGGAAGCCGACCGACTGGGTCAGTACCGCCATCGAAGGCATGTACCGCAGCAAGGTCTACGTTGAAGACACCAACACCGCAAAGGCTGCACCGGCTTACAGCGTATTCAACTGGCGGGCGAAGTTTGAACAGAAGGTCGAGCACTGGACCTTCCACCAGACATTGCGTCTGGACAACCTGCTGGACCGTCAATATGTAGGCTCGGTGATTGTGGCCGATGGCAATAGCCGCTACTACGAAGCCGCGCCGGGCCGTTCGTGGTATGCCGGCGCAGGCGCCGAATACAGCTTTTAA